The following proteins come from a genomic window of Salvia hispanica cultivar TCC Black 2014 chromosome 4, UniMelb_Shisp_WGS_1.0, whole genome shotgun sequence:
- the LOC125218005 gene encoding probable glycosyltransferase At5g25310, with amino-acid sequence MLKMQKRESDKLEEGLARARAAVRRVASIRNNKSVIMDSNHIISSSIYRNPTAFLQSYKEMERRLKVYVYEEGEVPIVHDGPCKDIYTSEGRFIHEMEHGSHRFRTSRAEEAHVYFMPFSVTWMVKYLYKPNTYDLTPLQEFVSDYVKLISTKHPFWNRTQGADHFMLSRHDWGPRTSEGNAHLYNKSIHVLCNANSSEGFNPQKDVSLPEIHLYGGYVNPKLISPPSPTISRPYLAFFAGGLHGPVRPILLHHWKGRDPDLHIYEYLPKNLDYYDYMLKSKFCLCPSGYEVASPRIVEAIYAECIPVILSDHYVLPFSDVLRWEAFSLQVNVTEIVRLKEILMAVTEDEFLRLKEGLRATRKHFVLNQPVERFDMFHMILHSIWLRRLNLRI; translated from the exons ATGTTGAAAATGCAGAAAAGAGAAAGTGATAAATTGGAGGAGGGATTGGCCAGAGCAAGAGCAGCAGTTAGAAGAGTGGCTTCAATCAGAAACAACAAATCAGTAATTATGGACAGTAATCATATTATATCTTCGTCAATCTATCGAAACCCCACCGCATTTCTTCA GAGTTACAAGGAAATGGAGAGAAGATTGAA gGTGTATGTATATGAAGAAGGAGAGGTGCCAATAGTGCATGATGGTCCATGCAAAGACATATACACCAGTGAAGGGAGATTCATCCATGAGATGGAGCATGGCAGCCATAGATTCAGGACAAGCAGAGCTGAAGAAGCTCATGTCTACTTCATGCCATTCAGTGTCACATGGATGGTGAAGTATCTGTACAAGCCTAACACCTACGACCTTACCCCACTCCAAGAATTCGTCTCCGATTATGTGAAACTCATCTCCACCAAGCATCCCTTTTGGAACAGAACTCAAGGAGCTGACCATTTCATGCTTTCTCGCCATGACTGG GGACCTCGGACCTCGGAAGGAAATGCACACCTCTACAACAAATCAATCCACGTCCTGTGCAATGCAAACTCCTCCGAAGGATTCAATCCTCAGAAAGATGTGAGCCTGCCTGAGATCCATCTCTATGGTGGCTATGTGAACCCAAAGTTGATCTCTCCTCCTTCTCCGACTATCTCAAGGCCCTACCTTGCATTCTTTGCTGGTGGCCTCCATGGCCCGGTTAGGCCGATCCTCCTCCACCATTGGAAGGGCAGGGACCCTGACCTCCACATCTATGAGTACCTCCCTAAAAATCTTGACTATTATGACTATATGCTGAAATCAAAGTTCTGCTTATGCCCCAGTGGATATGAAGTGGCAAGCCCCAGAATTGTGGAGGCCATCTATGCAGAATGCATCCCTGTGATATTATCAGATCACTATGTGCTCCCATTTAGTGATGTTCTGAGGTGGGAGGCATTCTCGCTACAGGTAAATGTTACAGAAATAGTGCGGTTGAAAGAGATATTGATGGCAGTAACCGAAGACGAGTTTTTGAGGCTCAAGGAAGGGCTGAGAGCTACAAGAAAGCATTTTGTTCTAAACCAGCCGGTTGAGAGATTTGATATGTTTCACATGATCTTGCACTCTATTTGGCTTAGGCGGTTAAATCTACGCATTTGA